The Candidatus Nanogingivalaceae bacterium DNA segment CGTAGATTTTACTACCGACTCATCTGAAGATTTTGATATAATTCATCTAAATACTATTAATCCAAAGTCTTATTTATTGGCAAAAAAGGCTCGCAAGAATGGTAAAAAAGTGGTTTTTCATGCACATTCCACTGAGGAGGATTTTCGAAATTCATTTGCGCTTTCGAATCTTGCGGCGCCAGCTTTTAAAAAGTGGCTCGTGAAGTGCTATAACACCGCTGATGTAATCTTAACGCCAACCGAATATTCGCGTGATTTGCTTTTGAAATATAATTTGAAAGCGCCAATTATCCCAATCTCGAACGGAATAGATCTTTCGCAATTTTCGAAAAATCCAGAAAAAATCAAAGCTTTTCGAGAGTATTTTAAACTCAAAAAAGATGAAAAAGTTGTGATTTCAGTGGGGCATTATTTTGAGCGAAAAGGTTTACCAGATTTTATGGCGGTGGCTCGTGATTTTCCAGAGGTAAAATTTATTTGGTTTGGTCACACGCCGGCTGCGGCGCTAACTGAACATGTAAAGAAAGCGATTCGAAAAAAACCTGAAAACGTAATTTTGCCGGGTTATATTTCGGGCGAAATTATTCAGGGTGCGTTTATGAGTGCAGATATGTTCTTTTTCCCGAGCTACGAAGAAACTGAGGGGATTGTTGTTCTTGAGGCTTTGGCGGCGAAATGCCAGGTGCTAGTTCGAAATATTGGTGTGTATGATTCTTGGCTTTCGAAAAATGAAAATTGTTTTATGGGTAAAAACAACGAAGAATTTACAGAGGCGATTGAGAAATATTTGAGCGGTGAAGTTAATTCAACTGTTGAAAAAGGTTATGAAGTTGCAAAAAGTAAAAGCCTCGAAAAAATTGGTGCGCAACTTAAAAGAATCTATGAAGATTTGATCTAGGCTTTTATAAAAAAATTAATAAGATATTTAGTTTCTATTTTCGTAAAATCGTTCAAAATTGGGCGATTTTATTTTCTTCTTGCTTTTTTAGAAAAACTTTGGTAAAATAGTAATCAGTATGAGTATTAGTGTAACAAGGAAAGACCAGAAAGAAGCTAACGAAAATATCATTCGTCGCTTTAATCGAAAAGTTCTACAAAGTGGAGTTTTGAGCGAAGCTAAAGCATCAATGCGATTTTCAAAGCCTCTAAGCAAGGTTGAACGACGCAAAAAAGCAATCGTTCGAAATCAACGCCGTGCTGAAAAAGCACAAAAAATGCGACTTGGTATTCGCTAAAAAACAGATAAATTCCAGTCGAGAGGCTGGATTTTATTTTTAAAGGAGGAAAATGCTAAAAGAACAAATTAACGCCGATTTAAAAACTGCAATGCTTGCGCGAAATGCTTTCGAAACTACAGTTTTGCGAGGTCTAAAAGCTTCAATTTTGGACGAAGAAGTAAAACTTGGCAAGCGCGAAGAAGGTTTAAACAATGATGAAATTGAAACGCTAGTTGCGCGAGAAGTGAAAAAGCGCAAAGAAGCGGCCGGTTTATTAGATGAAGAACGTGCCGAAAATGAACTAAAAGAAGCCGAAATTCTTTCGAAATATTTGCCAGAAATGGCGAGCGAAGATGAAATTCGCGCAGCTGTAAAAGCTGAAATTTCAGCAATGGGTGAAGCTTCGATCAAGCAAATGGGTGCAATTATTGGCAAAATGAAAGCAAAATTTGGTAATTCTGCCGATGGTGCTGTTTTGGCGAGAATCGTGAAAGAAGAATTGAATTAAAATAAAAAAACGGCCAAAAGGTCGTTTTTAAATTTCCCAGTCGGAAATAAGCTTATTTGCGAGCTTCTCTCTTTCTTTTAGTGGTATAGCTATAAAATAATCAGAATATTCCTGAATATCAAAGCCTATTTCTTTTGTTCTGAAATCTTGAGCGAACAATATGGATAATTTTCTTGAGAAGTTAACCAAGTTTTTATCTGGGTTGTCTCGAATCTCTATTATAAAATTCTTAGCAATCTCGTAAATTATACAAATTTCTTCTTTTGAGAAAGGCTTAGGATAGTCTTTTTCGAAATAGTTAATGTAGAAAGAATTCAAATCTTTTATAGTGTATTCTTTATTTGATGTACTATATTTTTTTAATTTAGTAGGAAAAACTTTGAAACTACTATCATAATCTATTTTATATAAAATAGTGACAATTTTTTGAAAAATGCTCATAGAGAAATCTCCTTTTTAATAAAAGAGCGCTAAAACAGCGCTCGTAAGCTAATGAATATTATATATGAATTTGATAATAAAAGTCAAATAGTTTTTTTGAAAAATCAATTTGACTTTTAGGGGGTCGACTATAATGGGGCTATGAAAAAGCATAAACTTTATGAAGGATTTACGATTATTGAAGTTGTTTTGGTTCTTGCAATTGCTGGGCTGATATTTCTTGCGGTTTTCTTGGCTTTGCCAGCTTTGCAAAGGTCTATTCGAGATAAATCCGAAAAGATTCGGTCGCCAGAACTGTTGCAATGATTAAAACTTATCGCTCAAATAGTGGTCATCAATTAAAATTTAGTGATGAATATAAAAGCTATTCTTTCACTAAGAATAACTCTGGTGAATGGGAAACTTCAGGTGAGGATTATGTTGGTAGGCTTCAGATAGTTTTAGGTAGTTCTTGTGAGGTGTATAAATCGCGTGAGGGCGAATATCCTCGATTTAATCCTAATAAATCAATGGTTGCAATTCATCTTGAAGCGAGCGACTATTATTGTGAAGAATTTTAGTATTTTTAATTTTTTGTGCTATAATATAAAAGTACATAATTTAAAAACAAAAGGAATTTAATGATCGTATTTTTTGGTCCAGCGGGTGCTGGTAAAAGTGTTCAAGGAAATTTGTTAGCCGCAAGAAATGATTGGCGCTGGCTTGGTGCTGGTCAACTTTTGCGTGATAGCAAAGACCCTGAACTTCTTGCACAAATGAGCACGGGTCAATTGGTTGATCCAGAAATTGTGAATCGCGTTATGGGTGAAGCTTTAGGCCGAGCAAATAACGGAAAAGTTAAACAAGTAATTCTTGATGGTTACCCACGCCAACTTGCTCAGGCGAAATGGTTAATTGAAAATAAACAAAATCATGGGCGCAACGTTGACCTCGTAATTGTTTTAGAGGTGCCACGAAGCGAATTAATGCGTCGTCTTGCAATTCGTGGTCGTCTTGATGATACTCCAGAAGTTATCGATGAGCGACTTCGAATTTACCGAAAAGAAATGTACCCAGTTTTGAACTACTTTAACGAAAACGGCGTGGTTATCGCGCATATTGATGGAACTGGAACTGTTGGCCAAGTTCACGACCGAATTATGGAGGAAATCGAAGCATGCGGAATTTAATCACAGGTAATAAAACTGAAGAACAACTTCAAGCAATGCGTGAAGGTGGAAAAATCCTTGCACGAATTTTACGCGAGTTAACTGAATTTTCGAAAGTTGGTGTAACTGGTCTTGAGGTTGATGCTTTTGCGCGTAAAAAAATTAAAGAATACGGCGCAAAATCTGCATATCTAACACCTGAAGTTAATTTTCCGGGTGTGGTTTGTATTTCTCTAAATGATTGTGTTGTTCATGGCGCACCAAACGATATTCCTTTCGAAAAAGGTGATGTTGTTAAATATGATATGGTGATTCAATACAAAGGCATGATGGTTGATTCTGCTACGACAACTGTTGTGGGCGAAGAGCCAAAAGGTGCAGTAAAACATCTTTTGAATGATACAAAAAAAGCACTCGCTGCTGGAATTTCGGTTGTTAAACCTGGTGTAAAAACTGGCGACATTGGTGCTGCGGTTGAAAAATCACTTAAAAAATCAAAACTCGGCAATGTTCGGGATTTGGTTGGTCATGGAATTGGTGTTAAAATGCACATGGATCCAGAAGTTCCAAATTATGGGCATGCTGGTCAAGGTGTTGTTTTTCAAGAAGGTGACACTTTCTGTATCGAACCTATGACTTCGCTTGGAAAAGGTGATGTTGTTTTCAATGGAACAGATAGCGAATGGGATGTTTTAATGCGCGATGGCTCGCTTTCAGCACATTTTGAACATACGATTTTAGTTACTAAAGACGGTGCAGAAATTCTAACTTTAGAGTAGTTTTATAGAAAAATGAAAAAAAGTGGGCTTTTAAGAGCTAGCAAAGATACTCGCGAACATCAATTGAATGAACATTTTGGGCATTCACACAGCCATGTGCATACAAGTGATCTTCCGTTGGCAATCGGTTTAAATTTAGGGTTTTCAATCGCTGAATTCTTTTTAGGGATATTTCTGGGTTCCGCAGCAATTTCGGCAGATGCAATCCATGATTTAGGCGATGCTATTTTGTTAACATTTACGCTAGTTTTGAGTAAGTTTAGCAATAAAAAACCCACTTCAATTATGAGCTATGGATATAAGCGCTTGTCGGTTTTGGGTGCTGTTTTGAATTCTTTCGTTATGTTGGGTCTTTCGTATATGATGGCGAGGACTCTATATTATGAATTTATTAATCCGCACAATCATGCACATGTGAATGTTCCGGGGTTAATGGTAGTTTCAGTTATTGGAATTTTAGTTAACCTATTTGCAGCCCTTCGACTTCACGGTTCGAAGAATATTCTCGATAAAACAGTTTCGCTTCATCTATTCGAGGATCTTTTTGGCTGGGTTTTAACCCTTCTTACATCTATTTTAATTTCATTTTCGGGCCTTGCGATTCTCGATAGAATTGCGAGTTTGTTTATTCTGTTATTTATTTCTTGCGGTGCGATTATGAACGCTTGGGATGCTTTAAAGATTTTACTTCAGCGAGCACCTAATGTAAAAGATTTAAATAATATTAAAAAGAATATTTTAGCAATTGAAGGTGTTGTGTCTATTAAGAATGTGCATTTCTGGAGTCTTGACGGGGAAGAACATATTTTTACTGCGCAGATTATCGTGAATGATTCTTCGAAAAATGTAGAAATTCGAAGAAAAATTTCGAGTTTTTTGCCAGATTTCCAGATTGTAGATTCAACAATAGAAATTTTGAAAAAATAAATCAAAAAAGTACTTGCATTTTTGAAAAGGCTCGTGTATAATTAGAAACGTACTTGGTGATATGCCACCTTAGCTCAGCTGGTTAGAGCAGCTGTTTTGTAAACAGCAGGCCTTCGGTTCGAATCCGAAAGGTGGCTCCAAGTATTTTTTAATACAAGTTAAAGAGCTGGGATAGTGAAGCGGTCAAACACAACAGACTGTAAATCTGTCGGCAGATGCCTTCGAAAGTTCGAATCTTTCTCCCAGCACCAGAAATTATTTTCCAAAAAAACGCCCAATCACTGCGAGGGGTGTTTTTTATTATTTGCTATTTTCGTACTTGATAAAAATTAGCATTAACGGTATAATGGAACTATGAATGAGAATTCTCGAAATGTGGTAGGAGTAGATATTGGAACTTCAAAAGTTCGTGTTATTATTGCGAACTTTGATAAAGAAGGAATGCCAAATGTTATCGGTGTTGGCTCCGCAGAAAATAACGGAATGAAAAAAGGGGTGATAACTAACGCTCAAAGCGTTTATCAAGCTTTAGATAAGGCTTTGCTTCAAGCAGAAAGAATGGCTGGCTATGAAAGTAGTAGTGCTATATTTAGCGTCAATGGTGCACATATTTTAAGCACAAATACTGACGGAATGATTGCAATCAACTCACCAGATGGCATTGTGGATGAAGAAGATCTTCAGCGAGTTGAAGAGGTTGCCACAATTGGTAAAATCCCAGCAAATCATCGAGTTTTGGAATTTATTCCATACTACTATAATCTCGACAATCAAGAAGGCTTAGTTGATCCTTACGGTATGGAAGGTGTTCGCTTAGAGGTTCACGGTAGTGCTATTTCGGCATTAGATTCAAATATAGATAACTTAAGAAATACTGCTGCAAGATTAGACCTTGACCCAGAACTTTATGTTCCAAGCGTTTTGGCTTCTTCTCGAGCATTGTTGACAGATAACCAAAAAGAAAACGGTGTTGCAGTTGTTGATCTTGGTGCCTCAACTACTGGAGTTGCAGTTTATGAAGACGGCGCGTTGCGATTAATAGAAGTTATTCCACTTGGTGGAATCAATATTACCAACGACCTTGCAATTTGCTTGAAAGTTTCACCAGAAGTCGCCGAAGAAATAAAAATTAAGCATGGTTTTGCTTTCGAGAGAGAAGAGAGTGGCGATATTGTTGTGAAACATGGTCGCGAACATTATAGCTTTAATACACGAGAAATCGAAGAAGTTATTGAGGCGCGACTTGAAGAAATTTTTGAAGAAGTTAAAAAAGTTCTTAAAAAATCAGGTTTCGAAAATCAATTACCAAACGGAATTGTACTAGCGGGAGCGGGTTCAAACCTTAAAGGAATTGATGAATACGCGAGAAAACAATTACAGCTAGCAACTCGAATTGGTAAAAACGGCGTCGAAAGAACTGTTTCACAAGAAGTGAATAAACCAGAGTTTTCAGCTGCGGTTGGCTTGATAATTGAAGCAAGAAATGTGGTTTTGAGAAGAGAAGAATATCGAGATAATTTTGAGCCTAAGAGCTTTGGATTTTTCGCAAGATTCTTTAAGAAAAAGCGATAAAGTGATATAATGGGAGTAAATTAAGGAGAAGAAATGCCAGAAATTAAACCGAATGAAGTTGAAACTTTTGCAAAAATTAAAGTTGTAGGAATTGGTGGCGCAGGTGGAAGCGCTGTTAATCGAATGAAAGATGTTGGCCTAAACAACATTGAATTTATTGCAATGAATACTGACGCTCAAGCGTTGTATAAATCAAAAGCTGATAAAAAAATTCACCTTGGTCGTGAAACAACAAACGGATTGGGTGCGGGTGCTGACCCTATTGTTGGGGAAAGTGCTGCTCTTGAATCACGCGAAGAAATTCGCGAAGCTCTTGAAGGCGCAGACATGGTGTTTATCGCTATTGGTGCCGGTGGTGGAACTGGTTCTGGTGCTGGTCATGTTGTGGCTGAAATCGCCCGCGAAATGGGTATTTTAACGATTGGTGTTGCTACTCGACCATTCGCTTTTGAAGGCGCAAAACGAAAAACTAACGCCGACTGGGCAATTGAAAAGCTTGCAGCCGCAGTTGATACTTTAATTACAATTCCTAACGATAGGCTTCTTCAAACTGTTGATCGCAACCTTCCTCTTCTTGAGACTTTCAAAATTGCCGACGATGTTCTTCGTCAAGGAGTTCAAGGTATTTCAGAACTTATTACTGAACATGGTTTGATTAACCTTGACTTTGCTGATGTTAAGTCGATTATGAGTAATGCCGGTTCAGCCTTGATGGGAATTGGTCGTGCAAGTGGCGATAATCGAGCACAAAAAGCTGCTGAACAAGCTATCGAAAGCCCAATGATTGAAGTTTCAATCGAAGGTGCTCGAGGTGTATTGTTTAATGTTGCTGGTGGTTATGATATGAGCATGAGTGAAATTCAAGAAGCTGCTGAAATCATTACAGGTGCAGTTGCTCCAGATGCAAACATTATCTTTGGTGCAACCTTGAATCCAGATCTTGAAGATGAATTAATCATTACAGTTGTAGCAACTGGTTTTGATCGTGATTATAGCGAACCAGCTCCAGTTGAATCACTTGAAAACGTTGTTTCGAAAACTTTCAATCTTGAAGACGAACACGCAGATGCTCAAGAAATTGATGAAAAAGTTTCTAGCGCAATTGATATGGAACTTAAAAAAGAAGAACCATCTTCAGCCGAAGATTTCACAAGCGATATTGAAACTAAAAATATTTGGGCTCAAGACGAAGAAAAAGACGAAAGTGATGTTCCTGCATTTTTGCGCCGCCGAAAACGCAATAAAAAGGAAGACTAATGGAATTTAAGCTCGACGAAACCAAGGTTCTTGAAAGTCGAATGTCGGTCGACGGCCAATCTGTGCGCCGTCGCCGAGTTGCTCCAGATGGAACTCGCTTCACAACTTACGAGCGAATCGAAAAACCGCGGATTATTGTTATTAAATCGCAGGGCGGAAGAGAAGAGTTTAGTCGCGAAAAGCTTAAAAGCTCAATTATTCGTTCGATCGGAAAGTTTATTTCAGATCTTCAAGTTGAAGAAATTATCAACCGTGTCGAAAACGAACTTCTTCAAAAATCGAACAAAGTTTCTTCGCACCAGATCGGTGAAACTGTTTTGGCGGTTCTGTTTGAAATGAATAAAGTTGCGTATATTCGTTTTGCAAGTGTGTTTAACGGTTTCGAAACAGTTGAAGATTTTGAAGATATTTTAGCAAAAGTTAGAGGTGAAAATGAGAATTGTAGTAGTCTATAAAGATTATAGCGATCATGGCCGTGAAGTTCGAGAATATATTGAAGATTTCGAAAGGCAAACGGGCTTAAAAGTCGAAGTTATGGATCCCGATTCTGGCAGAAATGAGTTTTTCTTGCGAGCTTATGATGTGGTTGAATATCCAACAATTTTAGCAATTACAGATGAAGGACGCCTGCTGCAACAGTGGCGGGGTAAACCACTCCCACTTTTTGACGAAGTTGCATATTACGCACGCTAAATTTGAAGCTTGGCGTGTTTTTTTGTGTTTGTGTTTTCTTTTTTTTGGTTGATTATAAAGTATTTTTAGTTATGCAATAAATATACCTAACAAATACTCAACATGAAATATAGATAAAATAAGTAAAATATAAAAAAAGAGAAAACTCTTTTTTTATAGTTGAAGAAAATATGGTTTATAAAAAACATAACTATTATGTCATAAATTTTAAAAAACAGTAGACGCTATATATAGTGTGTGCTAAATATAAACTTAAGATAACATTATTTTTGTTGTAAATAATACACGCTAAATATAGCGTTTTTTCTTGCTTTAGGTAATTAAAAAAGTTACAATGTAATTATGGCTTCTTAATACGGTAGGGGGTTAATATAATTAAGTTTTAAACTAGCCTAGGAGATATAATTTAGTTAGTGATGTAGGCTTATTGTAAGTTAATAAATTAAGGAAGGAGATGGGAGAAGAAACTAAGACATACAGATGGATGTTAAGATCAGGAGAAAGTTGAATATTTTAGCACAAAAATAATATTACTATTTTGCGGAAGAGAGCTTTTAAATTCTTATATTTGGAAACTAACAATCTTTCGAAATAATAAAGGTTATGGCCATGGTAAGGGAACTAACTTTACAGAAATATCAATATAAATAATATAAGGAGGTTTAATGTCGAAAAATCAAGAAAAATTACACTTTGAACTTAAAAATTTTATAGTAAATGTAGGTTGGACTCATAAAATTCATGCGGTTAGAATTGACGAGTTAGAAAACTATATTCGATGGTTTAGAATAGCAACAATAATCATTTCTGGAGTTGTCTCTTCTGGCTTAGTTGGAATACTTTGGTTTGATAAATATTGGATAAAGCTTGTTACAGCATTTTTATCATTAGTCACTACAATAATTTTTAGTATCACTAAGGAGTTTAACTTTGAGGAACGACTAGCTTTGGAGAGGAAATCTGTTGATGAGCTTTGGAATCTTAGAGTGTTAGCTGAAATTCTTTTATCTGAGGTGGTTTACAATGTAAAACCATCCAGGGAAATCCAAGAATCTTTCGAAGAATTAAAACTTAGAAGAGATGCTATTTATAGTCAACTTTCTAATTCGTCTCCTAAAAATGTATCCAAGGCTTCAAAACTAATAAAATCACGAAAAGATAATGATTATGAGGAGGATTATAAATACTTTATTTCAAAAGAATTGATGAAAATTAAGGAGGAAGAATAATGTCTTTATCTAATGATTTTAGAGAATTTTGCGAAAATGAACTGTCCATGACTGATGAGGAATGGGAAAAATGGGAGAATAGATTAAAAGAGATTACGAAACAACTTAATCGAAAATACTATTCCTTAGATGAGCTTGACGATCAAGAAACTGACAACGGTTTGATTGTTGGTAGTATAGGGAGAATGACAGCTGTTCGAAATGTTAGTGATTTTGATTATATTTTTACATTACCATCAGAAGTATATAGACGATTTGATAATTACGAGGGAAATGGGCAATCTGCACTTTTACAAGAAATTAAAAATGAATTATTAAAAAGATATCCTGATACTAATATAAAAGGAGATGGACAGGTTGTTGTTATTGATTTTTCGGATGGTCGAAAGATTGAGTTAGTTCCAGCTTTTGAACAACCTGATGGTAGTTTTATATATCCTGATTCTCATAAAGAAGGTTCTTGGGGAACTACTAAGCCAAAGCTTGAAATTGAAAAATGTAAATCTTTAAATTTGAATTTTAACAATCATTTCTCTAATTTAACAAGGCTCATGCGACGATGGAAAAATCATACGGGCTTTTCATTTAAGGGGTTGCTGATAGATACTTTGATATCCGATTTTATTGACGATAAAGGTATTTCTGAAATATATTACTCTGATTATAATATTCTCTTGAAAGATATTTTTGAATACTTTTCAAATCAAGATAGAAATAGAGAGTATTGGTATGCTTTAGGCAGTAATCAAAAGATTTACAATAATGATGGAGCAAAATTTATCAATAAAGCTAAGAAGGCTCTAAAGAGAATAGAAGATGCTTCAGAAGAGGAACTTACTGAAGTTTATAGACGGCTATTTGGTAGGCAATTCGCCAAATCTAGCTCTACGATAAATAGGGCAGCGAATGAAGAATTTATTGACGAGTTGTTCAATATTGATATCCAATATAATATTATTTTGGAGTGTGAAATTACTCAAAACGGTTATCGAAGAGCATTTCTTTCTGATTTTTTAAAGAAGGGGTATAAAATTAAGAGTAAGAAATCTCTCGATTTTAAAATTATAAAATCAAATATTCCAGATGAATACAGAAGAAAAATTAAGTATTATTGGAAAGTCAGAAATATTGGAAATGAGGCAATTAAAAGGAAATGTGAGCGTGGTGATATTATTGAAGATGAAATAGAACATCACGAAGATTCTCAGTTTGAAGGAGACCACTATGTTGAATGTTATGCTGTTTTAGATAATACGGTTATAGCAAGAGATAGAATAACAGTGCCTATTGACCCGTTAAATGGGAAAGACTATGCATTTTAAACTTTTCAATATTCTTCCTAAACCCAGCGATTCCGAGTTGCTGGGTTTAGGTTAAAAAGTTTTTAACTATTCACCTATTAGATCTAATATATCTTTTAGCTTAATTTATATTTAAAAGCTTGAAAATATCTTTAATTTTTGATAAAATAAGCTTATAAAAGCGTTTTATTTTGATAAATGAGCGGCTATCAACCGCGAAGCTCCCAGAAGAAAGGTTTAACCGATTAGAACTGGGCGGGAAAGCTCCGTGAAAGCTAAAATTAAGGGCTAAAAGAATCACTTCTTTTGGAATCGAGATGGTATCGCCGAGCTTGCTTGGTTCTCGAATCTAAAAGAGGTGATTTTTAATTTAAAAGGAGGAAGAATGAAATTTCAAGCAAACTCAAGAAGACGGGCAAAAGAATATGAAGCCGATGTTTTGGCGCGCTGGAAAGCAGAAAATACCTTTAAACAATCAGTTGAAAACCGTAGCGAAGATAACGCTTTTGTGTTTTATGATGGTCCTCCATTCATTACTGGTGTGCCACACCACGGAACACTCCTTAGCTCAATCGTAAAAGATGCTGTTCCGCGCTATCAAACAATGAAAGGCAAGCGAGTTGAACGCCGTTGGGGTTGGGATACGCACGGTTTGCCAGCCGAAAACTTTGTTGAGAAAAAGCTCGGTATCACTTCTCGACACGAAGTTGGTGAAAAAATTTCACTCGCCGAATATATCACAACTGCGCGCGAGAGCATGGTTTCGAACGCGGCACTTTGGGAAAGCACGATTGATCGCATCGGTCGTTGGGTTGAATTTAAAAATGCCTACAAAACAATGGATAAAAACTTCATGGAAAGTGTTTGGTGGGCGTTCAAAACTCTTTACGAAAAGGGTAAAATTTATGAAGGTGAACGCGTTTTGATGTATGATACGGCGTGGGCAACTCCGCTTTCAAAAAGTGAAGTCACAATGGACAACGACGCCTATAAAACTGTGACTGACCCAAGCGTTTTTGTGAAATTCTGGTTGAAAGATTTCGAAGATGCAGAAGGTTCAAAAGATAAAACTGCAATGCTCGCCTGGACAACAACTCCTTGGACTTTGCCAGCAAATATGGGCCTATTTGTTAACCCAGATTTCACTTATGCAAAAGTTAAAGTTGGTGATGAATTCTATATTTTAGCAAAAGATTTGCTCGAAAAAGTTTTTGTTGATGAAAAAAAACAACCGATTCCTTTCGAAATTGTTAATTTGATTGATGGTTCAGAATTGGTTGGTTTGAGCTACGAACCACTTTTCGAAGATTCGAAATATTCCGGTGAAGGTGAAGAGAACGCTTATAAAGTTTGGGGCGCAGATTACGTTTCTCTTGAAAGTGGAACGGGAATTGTTCACTCGGCACCAGCATATGGTGAAGAAGACTTCAACTTTGGTAAAGAATACGGAATTCCAGTTTTCCACGTTTTAGACGAATATGGAAAATATTTGAACGGTGAATTTGCCGGAAAAGATGTTTGGGAATTCAACAAGCCGCTTGCTAAAATCTTGAAAGAGCGTGGTGTAGTTTGGAAAATTGATTACATTCGTCACGAATACCCACACAATCCACGAACAGGTCACCGATTGATGTATCGCGCGCACCCAAGCTGGTTCTTTGATATTCAAGGTCAAAAAGAATTAATGCTTGAGCAAAACGAAAATATCAATTGGTTCCCAGCACACTTGAAGCATGGTCGTTTCGAAAAGAATCTTGAAGCTGCACCAGATTGGAATCTGTCGCGTGACCGTTTTTGGGCGACTGCAATGCCAGTTTGGAAGTCTGAAAGTGGTAAAATCCGCGTGGTTGGTTCTTATGCTGAACTTAAAGAATTGAGCGGCGTGGAACTTGAAGACTATCACCGACCTTGGGTCGATGAAATTACTTTCGAAATTGATGGTGAAAAATATACTCGAATTGATAAAGTGCTTGACTGTTGGTTCGAAAGTGGTTCAATGCCGTTCGCGCAATTCCATTATCCTTTCGAAAACAAAGAAAAATTTGAAAAGAATTTCCCAGGCGACTTTATTGTTGAATATATTGGTCAGGTTCGTGCATGGTTCTATTATGTTCACGCTGTAAACACTGCTTTGTTTGGCAAAAACGCCTTCAAAAACGTGATTACAACTGGTGTTGTTGCCGGAAACGATGGCCGCAAGATGAGTAAATCTCTTGGAAACTACACCGATCCAAACGAACTAATGGATCAATATTCTGCCG contains these protein-coding regions:
- the ileS gene encoding isoleucine--tRNA ligase; this encodes MKFQANSRRRAKEYEADVLARWKAENTFKQSVENRSEDNAFVFYDGPPFITGVPHHGTLLSSIVKDAVPRYQTMKGKRVERRWGWDTHGLPAENFVEKKLGITSRHEVGEKISLAEYITTARESMVSNAALWESTIDRIGRWVEFKNAYKTMDKNFMESVWWAFKTLYEKGKIYEGERVLMYDTAWATPLSKSEVTMDNDAYKTVTDPSVFVKFWLKDFEDAEGSKDKTAMLAWTTTPWTLPANMGLFVNPDFTYAKVKVGDEFYILAKDLLEKVFVDEKKQPIPFEIVNLIDGSELVGLSYEPLFEDSKYSGEGEENAYKVWGADYVSLESGTGIVHSAPAYGEEDFNFGKEYGIPVFHVLDEYGKYLNGEFAGKDVWEFNKPLAKILKERGVVWKIDYIRHEYPHNPRTGHRLMYRAHPSWFFDIQGQKELMLEQNENINWFPAHLKHGRFEKNLEAAPDWNLSRDRFWATAMPVWKSESGKIRVVGSYAELKELSGVELEDYHRPWVDEITFEIDGEKYTRIDKVLDCWFESGSMPFAQFHYPFENKEKFEKNFPGDFIVEYIGQVRAWFYYVHAVNTALFGKNAFKNVITTGVVAGNDGRKMSKSLGNYTDPNELMDQYSADSLRFLLLTSPLLNGEDFALHDKDVSDVARKLSMIWNMYDFFTMYASVDGWEFNGELKDPSKDLENPLDKWIVSRVHELRNEITENMDVYNIPRALEGVLPFLDDASNWFVRRSRRRFWKSENGADKLQAYQTLHYVLSYLALILAPFVPFLAEELWSKMVNDGSVHLKDWPEAGEIDKDLIAKMAEVRGYVNEALALRAKNGMKIRQPLASVKVPKNADTFDFTPILMEELNVKAVEYGGEEVDFDFELTPELRAEGLMREIIRHIQATRKKAGLNVDDRIELNFTSENTEVLDAFKKFEQEISKEVLATKVEISEDELDFTQTVKVEGSEAKISLKKA
- a CDS encoding SLATT domain-containing protein; the protein is MSKNQEKLHFELKNFIVNVGWTHKIHAVRIDELENYIRWFRIATIIISGVVSSGLVGILWFDKYWIKLVTAFLSLVTTIIFSITKEFNFEERLALERKSVDELWNLRVLAEILLSEVVYNVKPSREIQESFEELKLRRDAIYSQLSNSSPKNVSKASKLIKSRKDNDYEEDYKYFISKELMKIKEEE
- a CDS encoding transcriptional repressor NrdR, which encodes MEFKLDETKVLESRMSVDGQSVRRRRVAPDGTRFTTYERIEKPRIIVIKSQGGREEFSREKLKSSIIRSIGKFISDLQVEEIINRVENELLQKSNKVSSHQIGETVLAVLFEMNKVAYIRFASVFNGFETVEDFEDILAKVRGENENCSSL